The genomic DNA ATTCATTCAGTACTTTTCAAttacatgaataaaataaaGTGTAACGATGATCGTgtctaacaacaacaacatatatgAATTGATTGTGTCTAGAATATAATAAAGTGTTAAACTACTCAAACCCCCACAAGATGTGGGGGATGATGAATAAGACAAGTGTCTAAATCatagaggatgaagaagagtcAAAGGCTTCTTATTTCATTAAACTAGTACAATACTGTCTAATCCTGGTTCGGTTCGGTCCTAAATCGTTCggttttgtacttttgtttctAATGAAATCGAATCGGTTAAAAAATCTGATCTTTTAGGACCGAATCATCATCTCAAatgggaaaacaaaaacaaaaaaatcccaccttttttgtttttgtttacaatttatacaacacacatacacacagagacaaatcaaagagaagacgattgtgaaaaaagtaaataaaaaatccaaactttgttGGAGATAAGACGATTGTGCAAAGCAGAGCAAGAGAGACATGGTGTTCCGTGGCGATACAGTGATGTCCGTAGCTCATATATCGGCGGAGATATTTCAGAGGCTACGTTTGATTCGGCCGTCAGATCGAATCAGCAGCGGAGAGATGTTACAGCTCGTTTGTTGTTTCCCGCTTCAGCAATTGGGTCGGTTCGTGTTTTGGTTCTGGAACTATATCTGTGTTCCACCTCCTgagattttgtattttgatgGTCGTCGTGATGATGatatcgatgatgatgatggttatggatcatcttcttcgtcttcgattGTTACTCATAATCACAATTACTATCATCTTCATTTGGAGTGAcgattttttctgattttgtttgattgtaaagttttcatttttatttatatttcttaccCTTATTGTATAGAGAAAAGTTCATGTTTTGATTATTGGGGTTTGAAGTTATTGGGATTGTTGGATATATAATCTGAGTGTCTTCTTTTTAATCCACAGCATTTGgtgatgcatatatatagttttagcTTTCATCATCTTAGGCAAAGGAGCTTGCTTTGATCTCTAATACTTGTCCAAATCTATTGATGGAGATTATCTAAGCACAATTCGAGTTTATTCTGTTTTTAGGAAATATGGGAAATTTTGTTTGACCTAGCAATGTTTAGTTAGTGGAATTAGGAGGGTTAAGATTAAGGTTTTTGGAGCTTATCATGATGAATTTTAGCTAGAATCTAGGTCTTTTGTCGATATATTGTATTTGTGAAAGTTATTATAAGGTTACAGGGGATAATACTTTAGATGTGATCTATGCCGATGCATATATTCTTATGTTATTAGAAACTGGTTTGGATGATTACGTTCAAGTactatcttcttcttgtggCATTCTACTAGATCATTTTGTTGCAATAGTGTGGATAGTTTGCTCTGGTTGTTACATATTGCTCTACCAGAAATGACGAGTGATCTTGGGGGTAAAGCAAGAAGGTACATCTATCAAATCTATGAACTCTCTTTAACGTGTTATTTGGAAGTGAATTACGTTTGTGCTGATTGTCTAATAAAGTCTTGACCTTAATTTTATGGGTATGTGTGAAGGTTTGATCATGATGAGTTTTTGTCAGAGATGAGACATCAAAGTTTGAGATCTCCTACTGATTAGTTCTTCCTAGTCTTCTTCCTGCAAGGTTGGAGAAGTTTTCTGGAAtccatttcaaaattttcttgtcATCTTTTCTTTGGATGTAATACTCTTTGTATATGTAAAAGTTTATAAGGTCTCCAAGTCTTCCGAGGTATTTTAAATTGGGAATCAAATTTGACTTTTAGCTTATagaatttgttcttgtttcacATTAATAGATGTTTCCAATTTACtaagtaaggaaaaaaaaattgttgcgAGTTTCATTCATAGCTAAAATTTGGGCCAGCTCGATAAAGATTGGAATAACGGCAAAGTGATTGattaccaaaaacaaatcaaatttggGCCAGCAGGCTAGGTCTCTACGAATGGGGGTCCAATCCCTACAGTGTACAAATGAGCAAAAACATAATCTAAACTTGGCTGTGTGGCATTCTTTAGGAAGCTCTCGTGCTTACGAAAATAGGACTCATGCAATGATGAAAACACAATATATCTATAAGATTCCACAATGACGAATCACGAAATTTTGATCAAATTCTCAAAGATCCACAAAATCTATCTCTGATGTAAGAACACTGCATTTTATAGATATGGCCAGTCATACTAGACAGATTGGACTGACTAATTTTTTTCACTTTCctttgtaaaattattattataattactgTTCTCACTCTCAGGATCCACTTGGACATATGTCCAAAATGGttaaggacaaaaaaaaattgagttatGAAAAGAATATGCTATGCAGACATTTTCCAAAATTGCctcaaaatgatatattttttttttacaaggacaaaaacaaaaaaacggtAAGTCTATGTCTATCTAAGACACCAGGTGCATCCAATGGTTCGATTAGCATTTATGGATTTTTATCTAAATAGAATGAACGGTTGATAGTGATTATTGTGGGTTTAATTAATACTGTAATAATCACTTGTTTGTTTAGTGCACGCACgttataaactttttattaataagCGTACGTATAGATTAAAAAGTAGAAGAGACAAGGGTGGTGATTAACGAGGATGATGGCCCAATTAGTTaaagattattattacttttatatttttctaaaaaacaatcAGAAAGAAACATGAGAAAGCTCATCTTTTCTACTACTTACCTAaccagaaaaaggaaaaaaaaaaagagttaaaattttaacttcACCTTATAGAGTTATAGGtttctttcttcatatttttattactgTTGACTTTTACAAGAAAATACAATATAGAGTTctaacatctttttgttttgtcaactgGAGGTCTAGCATTCAGATTaattaatgtaaatattttgCTTATATGAATGAAgccttttaatttattactatggagtatatatttggaatttgccaaataaaaaaattatcttttcgTGGAATCTCATAATGATGTTCACTGCTACACATTTTGACCTCATTGGATTCCTCACCGTTCGTTAGATCCTTTCTATGCACCGTACACGTGTCATCGATCGTGATGAGATAACGTCGTCAAACTATCAACGGCGATATTCATTGTCCTTGGTTAACGGCGAGCTAAccgaaacagaagaagaagaagaaaggaccAAAACAGCTCCATCGGGAGACAGAATCTTGTGTCTGCTTCCCccatcatattattattaatagtaCTACTAAACTTACTTACTCCATTGACTGAAACTAGTCTATTTGAAAGCAAACATTATTATTACGATGCAACTACTATCAATTCgcaactatatattttaatcaatcaaatattACCGCATTGCATTACATAGACCATTCTATTCTATGATTCTGTGAATCTAAagtggtaacaaaaaaaaaaagggttcaaAGAGAATTGATTCTTAACATAAActatgtaaaaactaaaaacgatGCTCATTGAACTACCGTTGATTAGTATAGGAGTAtctttttataagtttatgAGCTGCTATTTCTATTTGCTTATTTCTTCATATCTACGAAAAAACTTTGTCTTTTAGAATACACATCTTAACTGTATAGCCTATAAAGTGATAAGCAAAAGCTAAGCATTACTAGTTAGTTGTTTAATCTGTATAGCTAACACAAAGCAATAAGCTATATTCGACCAGTAGTATGAtgggtcaaaactcaaaaactatATCTTAAGTAAAAGGAAGAAGACTACTGATAAAGTTGATACTTTTTGCAGAGAACTTTGTTCTCGTTTCTTTATCTTATCtttaatttataatgatatCGTTCGATACGATGTTTCAGAATTTATTCGTTTCAAAACTATAGtttaaacacaaaagaaaaacactaacgtaaagaagaatatttttaatttatcacaaaaaaaaaacataaagaggAATATATGCTTGAAAAGTAcgcaaaatatttaattttttgaaaacgtTATGTGTTTCTCCTTCGTTAGTAATTTAGGTCCACTAAATTACCATATTAAGTTGATTAGTTAGATGCAACATTTAATGCAAGGACCATTATTAATTCATGTGAAAAATACAAATTGAAAACTTATGTATTTTTGTGGTTTAATAGTAGTCGCTCTTTTGGAGCGGAGCTCGTGAATACTTTTTTCACGAGAAGTTGCATCGACTACCTCGCCATGACTCATGGGGCTCCACTCGCAATCTTATTTTagatttatgtttctttgtttagaTTATGACATTTCAACTATCTTGTAAACTCACATTTTATAAAAGTTACTACTAGTTaagtaaagatatttttttccttgttgATTCATTTTATCATTTGATTCTATGTATAGTGAATTCGTACTacttattactattattatgaAATAATCATTTGAATACCCATTACCTCAAAAagcattattattaatcaaaccAAGACTGACActtttttatgaaaaagttGGGAGGTTTTTAGAATCATTTTAAAGACTGTTTcgttttcataattatatatttttttggggcCGTAAATACAAAATTCAATTGTCTTTTAATTTAAGGGATTTATGTAAATAATCCGGTCTTTACTCTTTAATTGTCTTTTTAATTACCAAGAAAAATGTTTATAGTGATAATtaaaaagtagagagagagagagagagagagagagtgacaaAAAGTGgtcttttttttcatcatcaaagGAGAGAGAGACCCACTTCAACAATGTCGCTGCAGAATCACTGGTGTTAGTGGTGGTGGGTTACAGAGTAAAGAGCTCtctctactactactactagtaagCAGAAGATAAAAAGGTGTTAGCTTTTTCTCAACACTTCACACCAAATAAAGCCTTTCGTTTTTAGAGATCAAGTGAGAAGCACTACTAACCcacaaaaaaaagcttctccctttctctctttctttctctctttgtgtctCTTCTTGTTGGCTTTTAGACTTTAAACAGTGAGTGAGGAAGATGGGCAGTGCTGCGCATTTTAGCAAAGAGAGGGTTCTCAGAGGGTTTCTTGTTTGGTTCTGTGTTTGGGGACTGCTCTCACTTACATGCTCTGGGAGACTCAGTGTTTCAAGGCAGAATTTTGAAGTGCACAAACACTTGAATCGATTGAATAAACCAGCCGTTAAGAGCTTTCAGGTTTTTCTTTTGAACCCtccattttcaatttttgtttttgtctgttttgtttgtttgcttgtcaCCAACCTAATTGATTCAGTAATATAGCTTTCTAACAGTTTATGAGTATTAGATGACCTACTAAATCGCTTAGTTGTTGTTAGTGAGAGAAATATAggaaaaagtttgaaacttgtGATTACTATGTGACAGATTTTGACTGATTTACAATGTTCTCTTGTGTGTGTTTGAAACAGAGTCCAGATGGGGACATAATAGACTGTGTTCACATATCTAAGCAACCAGCTTTTGATCATCCGTTCCTTAAAGATCACAAGATTCAGGTAATTTGTTTCAGCATTTGCCTCAAAGTCACtctctttcaatttttgtttatgttgttaATATGTTATGGGGGTTTTATAACAGATGAAACCTAGTTACACTCCACAAGGGATGTTTGATGAGAACAAAGTATCTGAGAAGCCAAAAGAAAGAGTCAATCCAATAACTCAGTTATGGCACCAGAACGGAGTTTGTTCTGAAGGGACAATACCAGTGAGGAGGACGAGGAAAGAGGATGTTTTGAGGGCGAGTTCTGTTAAACGGTATGGTAAGAAGAAGCTCCGTACTGTTCCTCTTCCCCGATCTGCTGATCCTGATCTCATCAACCAAAGTGGTCATCAGGTAGACTTTAGTGATAGCTACCTATATACCTTAGTGTTGTGTGAAATATTGATCTGAAAGTTCTcttttgtatgtgttttttgATCTGGTTATAGCACGCTATAGCTTATGTGGAAGGAGGCAAGTTTTACGGAGCGAAGGCAACAATAAATGTATGGGAACCCAAAGTGCAGAACTCTAATGAGTTCAGCTTGTCTCAGTTATGGATTCTTGGAGGTTCTTTTGGTCAAGATCTCAATAGCATTGAAGCTGGTTGGCAGGTAAACCACCTATATATAAAGTCAGACCATTATAACTTCTCAAAGACACTTGTGTTTTTAGCTTCactgacatatatatatatacaaaatcagGTTAGTCCAGATTTATATGGCGATAACAACACAAGGCTGTTCACATACTGGACGGTAAGCTCGAAAAAGACTGTAAACTTCTCTTCAGTTTTCAAATGACTTGAGAGTATATAATATACCTTTTGGCAAGTTTTATTGATATGTCTTcttgaaacaaaacagagtgaTGCTTATCAAGCTACTGGCTGCTACAATCTCCTCTGTTCGGGTTTTATACAAATCAACAGCCAAATAGCAATGGGAGCGAGTATTTCACCAGTATCTGGCTTCCATAACCCGCAATACGATATAAGTATTACTATTTGGAAGGTAAGAACAGGTCTCATTAGTTAAAGCTTCTCTgcgagtaccattttcttttcagTGCATTCTTAAAAATCTCAGCTTTTAGCTTCATAACTGTTAAATTTATAGATCTGATATTGTGTCTGATGAATCAAACTTGTGGAATGCTTAAAACATATCACCTTTTTGTCCTCAACGATGCTTAACTTCATGAATCTGTGAGTGTCTGATGAATCAAACTAAAAACTCAAGAACATTTTCATTGTAGGATCCAAAAGAAGGGCACTGGTGGATGCAGTTTGGGGACGGGTATGTGTTGGGATACTGGCCAAACTTTCTATTCTCATACTTAGCGGAGAGTGCATCGATAGTAGAATGGGGAGGAGAAGTAGTGAACATGGAAGAAGATGGTCACCACACAACCACACAAATGGGAAGTGGTCAGTTTCCGGATGGAGGGTTCACGAAAGCAAGTTACTTCAGGAATATTCAAGTCGTTGATAGCTCTAATAATCTGAAAGAACCAAAAGGGCTCAACACTTTCACTGAGAAATCTAATTGCTATGATGTTGAGGTTGGTAAGAATGATGATTGGGGACATTACTTTTACTACGGAGGTCCTGGAAGAAACCCTAAATGTCAGTAGAGgatgaacaaaagaaagaatatgattGAAGATGAAGCTGTAGAGGAACATATGTACTGGAAATTTTCCTAGTGTTTGTGATAAGTGTGAAAATAtcgtttttgttgattttttcttacACTTTACTGTGTTTTGGTTCTGGACATtattttgcgtttttttttttggtttctaggTTTTGATTAGGTAATAGTTTTGGTATTGgggtttttatttgttacttGCTTTGGAAGATAACAAGTTTGTAAGTGTGTAAGAGAGAATTAGTGTCCCTCTCTTGTAGCGTAGGAGTAACCTTATAAAAGTTAAAGAAGGTTACGGACCTTTACGTTGTCTATGAGTGTTTCCTTGAGTGCGTTTGCTTATGAGTTATGATGGAGGTCTGATTCAGTGCACCAACTAATTATTCTGTTAATCAATGAAAATGTCATTTCAACTTTAAGTAAGTGG from Camelina sativa cultivar DH55 chromosome 2, Cs, whole genome shotgun sequence includes the following:
- the LOC104733373 gene encoding uncharacterized protein LOC104733373, which gives rise to MGSAAHFSKERVLRGFLVWFCVWGLLSLTCSGRLSVSRQNFEVHKHLNRLNKPAVKSFQSPDGDIIDCVHISKQPAFDHPFLKDHKIQMKPSYTPQGMFDENKVSEKPKERVNPITQLWHQNGVCSEGTIPVRRTRKEDVLRASSVKRYGKKKLRTVPLPRSADPDLINQSGHQHAIAYVEGGKFYGAKATINVWEPKVQNSNEFSLSQLWILGGSFGQDLNSIEAGWQVSPDLYGDNNTRLFTYWTSDAYQATGCYNLLCSGFIQINSQIAMGASISPVSGFHNPQYDISITIWKDPKEGHWWMQFGDGYVLGYWPNFLFSYLAESASIVEWGGEVVNMEEDGHHTTTQMGSGQFPDGGFTKASYFRNIQVVDSSNNLKEPKGLNTFTEKSNCYDVEVGKNDDWGHYFYYGGPGRNPKCQ
- the LOC104733366 gene encoding uncharacterized protein LOC104733366 yields the protein MVFRGDTVMSVAHISAEIFQRLRLIRPSDRISSGEMLQLVCCFPLQQLGRFVFWFWNYICVPPPEILYFDGRRDDDIDDDDGYGSSSSSSIVTHNHNYYHLHLE